The following proteins are encoded in a genomic region of Candidatus Leptovillus gracilis:
- a CDS encoding serine/threonine-protein phosphatase, translating to MSIQTNNYDPRLVGAVTDQGPTRVGNQDALWVPDRATPTGLGALYVVADGVGGQEHGAEAARMVTAVLSDVFYRSRQQGHPVAAALKEAVEQANQAVFDDAASRDAKMGATVVAAVVDAGQVTVAHVGDARAYLVDGRKLRPLTRDDTWVQNQVDAGLLAPEMAEKHEFRNVVTQALGNREEVNVHITQPQSFGPDATLLLCSDGLYDVVTPESLYDLLTQGDAPPAAARALVQAAITAQASDNITAVVVQAALTDSVSPAAAAGRSVPLWLLILIVVVVVAVVAGLFGVWWTTRPSAASGGDDAPVVLPTDSAAEQETAVPSITPLPTATVAATDTPAPTPSPTPEPSATPLPAEPEACIITPGLLFVWPDAAMAAGGCETAVAQYSFVSGDRVMLIGDGPRSLPVPGQCSLADEFVQVQSAADPLVVGWVFLDQVQQLEPGQACPDP from the coding sequence ATGTCTATACAAACAAACAATTACGATCCCCGCCTGGTTGGCGCTGTGACCGACCAGGGACCAACCCGCGTGGGCAACCAGGATGCCCTGTGGGTTCCAGACCGGGCCACGCCAACCGGGTTGGGCGCACTGTATGTTGTGGCCGACGGCGTTGGCGGGCAGGAACATGGGGCGGAGGCGGCGCGCATGGTAACGGCCGTCTTATCCGATGTCTTCTATCGTTCCAGACAGCAAGGCCATCCGGTTGCCGCCGCGCTGAAGGAGGCTGTGGAACAGGCCAACCAGGCTGTCTTTGATGACGCTGCCAGCCGCGACGCCAAAATGGGGGCTACCGTGGTGGCCGCCGTCGTAGACGCCGGGCAGGTCACGGTGGCCCACGTCGGCGATGCGCGCGCCTATCTGGTGGACGGGCGCAAGCTGCGGCCGTTAACCCGCGACGATACTTGGGTGCAGAATCAGGTAGACGCCGGCCTGCTCGCGCCAGAAATGGCCGAAAAACATGAGTTTCGTAATGTGGTCACGCAGGCATTGGGCAACCGGGAAGAGGTAAACGTCCACATCACCCAGCCCCAGTCATTTGGTCCAGACGCCACCCTTTTGCTTTGTTCCGATGGTTTGTATGACGTGGTGACGCCAGAAAGCCTGTACGATTTGCTGACGCAGGGTGATGCGCCGCCGGCAGCCGCCAGGGCGTTGGTGCAGGCAGCCATCACCGCCCAGGCCAGCGACAATATAACGGCCGTTGTTGTTCAGGCCGCGCTGACCGATTCGGTCTCACCCGCCGCGGCCGCTGGGCGTTCCGTGCCGCTTTGGCTGCTCATCCTCATTGTCGTAGTGGTGGTCGCTGTGGTCGCCGGGCTGTTTGGCGTTTGGTGGACGACCCGCCCGTCGGCGGCGAGCGGCGGCGACGACGCGCCGGTTGTTTTGCCCACAGACAGCGCGGCGGAACAGGAAACGGCCGTGCCCTCCATTACCCCCTTACCCACCGCCACCGTGGCCGCCACAGACACCCCTGCGCCCACCCCCTCGCCCACGCCAGAACCGTCGGCGACGCCCCTGCCGGCCGAGCCAGAAGCGTGCATCATCACCCCTGGGCTGTTGTTTGTCTGGCCGGATGCGGCGATGGCCGCCGGTGGCTGCGAAACGGCCGTTGCCCAGTACAGCTTCGTCAGCGGCGACCGCGTTATGCTGATCGGCGATGGACCGCGCAGCCTGCCTGTCCCCGGCCAGTGCAGCCTCGCCGATGAGTTTGTCCAGGTCCAATCCGCCGCCGATCCGCTGGTGGTGGGCTGGGTATTTTTAGACCAGGTCCAACAGCTAGAGCCAGGGCAGGCCTGCCCGGATCCTTAG